One genomic region from Carettochelys insculpta isolate YL-2023 chromosome 4, ASM3395843v1, whole genome shotgun sequence encodes:
- the MGST2 gene encoding microsomal glutathione S-transferase 2 yields the protein MAGDMVLLSTVSLLSACQQSYFAWMVGNSRKKHKIMPPEVTGNPEFDRIFRAQQNCVEFYPVFLAVLWIAGLLFNQELAALLGLGYMYFRHKYFHGYAESAKGRITGFYWSLVVLLSLMALGTAGLINSFLDEYLDFSIGKKFHKLI from the exons ATGGCTGGTGACATGGTTTTGCTTTCTACCGTATCCCTTCTTTCAGCCTGCCAGCAAA GTTATTTTGCCTGGATGGTAGGAAACTCAAGAAAGAAACACAAGATCATGCCTCCAGAAGTTACTGGAAACCCTGAATTTGACAGAATATTTCGTGCACA ACAAAACTGTGTGGAGTTTTATCCAGTCTTCCTGGCTGTTCTCTGGATTGCTGGCTTGCTTTTCAATCAAG aactggctgcccttctgggtcTGGGGTACATGTACTTCCGTCACAAATACTTCCACGGGTATGCAGAATCTGCAAAAGGAAG GATAACAGGTTTTTATTGGAGTTTGGTGGTTCTGCTCTCACTGATGGCCCTGGGCACTGCTGGGCTTATTAACAGTTTTCTGGATGAATACTTGGACTTCAGCATAGGAAAGAAATTCCATAAATTGATCTGA